A single Drosophila ananassae strain 14024-0371.13 chromosome 3L, ASM1763931v2, whole genome shotgun sequence DNA region contains:
- the LOC6495291 gene encoding probable cytochrome P450 12d1 proximal, mitochondrial, translating into MNTWHTTRCLAISIGPVRSIRSASALAQAQAKGDVTENEKAFSDIPRPGKWKFMRAFMPGGEFYDASITEYASTMRKRYGDVYIMPGMFGRQDWVTTFNTKDIEMVFRNEGIWPRRDGLDSIVYFRRHVRPDVYGEVEGLVASQDENWGKLRSAVNPIFMQPRGLRMYYEPLSNINNEFIERIKEIRDPKTMEVPDDFYGEINRLAFESLALVGFDRQMGLIRKNRENPDALTLFKTTREIFQLAFSLDFQPSMWKLVSTPAYRRMKKALNDSLDVALRLLKETQDNLEKRRLAGEKINNNSMLERLMVIDPKIAVIMGLDILFAGVDATSTLISAVFLTLSKHPEKQAKLREELLQIMPTKDTELNEENMKDMPYLRAVIKETLRYYPNGLGTLRTCQSDVVLSGYRVPKGTTVLMGANVLMKDRAFYTRPEEFLPERWLRDPETGKKMQVSPFTFLPFGFGPRMCIGKRLVDLEVETTVAKIVRNFHLEFNRDASRPFKTLFVMEPAIPFPFKFTDVEK; encoded by the exons ATGAACACCTGGCACACGACGCGTTGTCTTGCCATTTCTATAGGCCCGGTCCGATCTATTAGATCGGCCTCAGCCTTGGCACAAGCTCAGGCCAAAGGCGAT GTAACGGAGAATGAAAAAGCGTTTAGCGATATTCCTCGCCCTGGAAAGTGGAAGTTTATGCGCGCTTTCATGCCTGGCGGAGAATTCTATGATGCCTCGATAACCGAATATGCATCCACAATGCGAAAGCGCTATGGAGATGTCTATATTATGCCGGGAATGTTTGGCCGCCAGGACTGGGTCACAACCTTCAATACCAAGGACATAGAAATGGTGTTTCGCAATGAGGGAATTTGGCCACGACGCGATGGTCTTGATTCGATTGTTTATTTCCGCAGACATGTCAGACCCGATGTTTATGGAGAAGTGGAGGGCTTGGTTGCATC ACAAGACGAAAATTGGGGCAAGTTACGTTCGGCGGTTAATCCTATTTTTATGCAACCTCGAGGTCTAAGGATGTATTACGAGCCATTGTCAAATATCAACAATGAGTTTATTGAGCG TATCAAAGAAATACGAGATCCCAAGACAATGGAAGTACCTGATGATTTTTATGGCGAAATTAACCGACTGGCCTTTGAGTCCTTGGCCTTGGTGGGCTTTGATCGACAAATGGGGTTGATCCGGAAGAACCGCGAAAATCCCGATGCCCTCACACTCTTCAAAACGACGAGGGAAATCTTTCAGTTGGCCTTCAGCTTGGACTTCCAGCCATCGATGTGGAAATTGGTTTCCACGCCCGCCTACAGGAGAATGAAGAAAGCCCTCAACGACAGTCTGGACGTGGCCCTTCGCTTACTGAAGGAGACTCAGGATAATCTCGAGAAGCGACGCCTGGCTGGCGAGAAGATCAATAACAATAGCATGCTGGAAAGATTGATGGTGATTGATCCGAAAATTGCTGTGATCATGGGACTGGACATCCTCTTTGCTGGCGTGGATGCCACTTCCACTCTGATCTCTGCAGTGTTTCTAACCCTGTCCAAACACCCGGAAAAACAGGCAAAGTTGCGGGAGGAGCTGCTGCAGATTATGCCCACCAAAGACACTGAGTTAAACGAGGAGAACATGAAGGATATGCCGTATCTGAGAGCTGTCATCAAGGAAACCCTCCGTTACTACCCGAATGGTCTGGGCACTCTAAGAACCTGCCAATCAGACGTTGTACTCTCCGGCTATAGAGTGCCCAAAGGCACTACCGTCTTGATGGGAGCCAATGTCCTCATGAAGGACAGAGCTTTTTATACACGCCCCGAAGAGTTCCTGCCAGAACGCTGGCTTCGCGATCCCGAAACTGGCAAGAAGATGCAGGTGAGCCCCTTCACCTTCCTGCCTTTCGGTTTCGGACCTCGGATGTGCATCGGCAAGAGATTGGTGGACCTGGAAGTGGAGACGACTGTGGCCAAGATTGTCCGCAATTTCCACTTGGAGTTCAACCGGGATGCCAGTCGTCCCTTCAAGACTCTCTTCGTAATGGAACCCGCCATTCCTTTCCCCTTCAAATTCACCGATGTCGAGAAATAG
- the LOC6495373 gene encoding uncharacterized protein LOC6495373 — MSRNQLNHNKECQPNHNKECSSDEFERPSKTLVLIIFTVAVIMKLGIILAEILV; from the coding sequence ATGTCACGAAATCAGCTAAATCATAATAAGGAATGTCAGCCCAATCATAATAAGGAGTGTTCTAGCGATGAGTTTGAGAGGCCCAGCAAGACCCTGGTTCTCATCATCTTTACGGTGGCCGTCATCATGAAACTGGGCATCATTCTGGCGGAGATATTGGTCTGA